The nucleotide window GGACCACATCGGTCCAATCAGCAAATCACGCGGTGCGTCGCCTGTAAGACGGTGTACGATCATTTCCGGTGGTAGCATCTCCAACGTATCCACGATCAGCTTGATATACTCGTCTTGTTCCAGAAAACGTAGAAGTCCGGCTTCATATTGCTTCACCATCGGCGTTTTGCGCATCAGATGCAGCAGGTGAATCTTGATGCCCTGCACATCCATGTTGGCGACGGCACGTCCAGTATCCAGCATCATTTCATGCGTCTCTTGAGGCAGACCATATATGATATGTGTGCACACACGTATATTCCGTTTGCGCAGTTTCTCAACCGCTTCTTCGTAACACTTCGTGTCGTGCGCCCGATTGATCAATGTCGATGTGGAATCATGGATGGTTTGAAGCCCCATCTCAACCCACAGGTAGGTGCGCTCATTGAGTTCAGCCAAATAATCAACAACATCATCTGGCAAACAATCCGGGCGAGTGGCGATGGACAAACCAACAACACCGGGCTGCTCAAGAATTTCTTCAAAATATTCGCGCAGCTCCTCAACCGGAGCATACGTGTTCGTATAGGCTTGAAAGTAGCCAATATAATGGGCGGTAGGCCACTTGAGATGTTGTTTATCTCTTATCGTATTGAACTGGGTGACCAGATCTTCACGTCTGCTGCCAGCAAAATCGCCTGATCCACGCGCACTGCAGAAGGTGCAACCACCTTTGGCAATGGAACCGTCACGGTTGGGACAGGTGAATCCGGCATCCAGCATCACTTTGAAAACCTTATTGTTAAATTGATCTCGCATCTCATAATTCCAGGTATGGAATCGTTTATCTCCCCACAGGAGAGGGGACTGTAATGCAGGTGCATTCATCTTCAGGGTACTCCTTTGGCTGTCAAATTACCGTAATCATACGTGAACAAAAGAAGAAGCGCTATGCGATTTCCATCAATGACATTCGATAGCGATAATAGGTGTCTTCATGAACATTTATCATTGTATCAAAAAACTGAAAAAAAAGGGAATCGAAACGCAAAAATAGGCCGTAAAATCAAGGTTTTCTGCTTGCTATAGTTTACACCTTGTGTTATATTTAAATCAACGTCAGACACCATCTAATGGGTATTATTCATCATAGCATTTGAATCAACGTTGACGTCATGGACCATACTATACCGTGAGGTGATATGAATGAATTCCCAAGTTAAAAACAATGAATTGAATCATGTGTCTGTTGAATTGACGGCAGAAGAAGCACTGGCTTTAACAGGTGTTCGTTTTAATGGAAATCCGAAAGTGAAAGCGGCTGCAAGACAAAAAGTTCGCGATGCTTTCGAAAAGACATTTGATTTTTCACACCAAGATAAGGTAGACTATGAACTACTAAAGTAGTTGGACCCCAATTCCAAATAAATCGAAGAGGGAATCTTTGAGATTTGCCCAAAGTGGCAGATCCGAAGATTCCCTTTTCATTGCTCTTTACAATTTGCCAGTTCTTCGGCAAAATAAGTCTGAGACAAGTATGGGACAAACGGAGGAATAAAATGCGTTTACGTGGCAGAAAAGGGATAAGAGAAAATCTGGAGCAACAAGTCGATCTTGTTGTACTGGACCCCAAGCAACATAAAGGAAAATGGTCTGAACTATTTGGCAACGACCATCCGATCTTCGTGGAATTTGGTATGGGTAAAGGTCAATTTATCAGCCAAATGAGTTATAAATATCCGGAATTCAATTTTATCGGTATTGATATGTATGATGAACTGGTACGTCGTGCCAGTGAGAAAGCTCGTAATGCGTGGAGTCAGGCTGATGTGGAGACACCTCCGAACCTGAAGCTTGCGCTGGCGAATATTGAACAGATCGAGGAAGTTTTTGAACCGGAAGAACTGGAACGCATTTATTTGAACTTCAGTGATCCTTGGCCAAAAGCAAAGCATGCACGCCGTCGCTTGACGCACCCGCGCTTCCTGAAGAAATATACGGAACTGCTTAATCCAAAAGGACAGATTCATTTCAAAACCGATTCGGAGACGCTGTTTGATTTCTCGCTCAACGCGATTTCCGACTTTGGCCTGCAAATGACCAATATTTCTTTGAATCTGCATCGTGATGGCTTGAATGAAGAACATGTGATGACGGAGTACGAACAGAAATTCATGGGCAAAGGCATGAACATTCACCGCGTTGAAGTGATCGTTGGTGAAGAGGCCTTGCGTGAGTATCAGCAGATACGTCTGGACAAGTATAAAGTCCGTGAAGCTTCGGATGAGTCTGGCGAAGATCAGGAACAGGAATAAATCGAAATCAAAATTAAATTTATACAAGAAGAGCGTCAGATGAGGTGAATGGTTCATTCTCATAGGTCGCTCTTTTTTGCGTCAACGCTCAATGGACAACGCTCTATAGAACTCATGTCTGGTATGAAGTCAAAAGTTCTCTGAATGGAACTCTTTGCGGCGATAATCGTTTGGCGTAACACCGTTGAACTTTTTGAACATGCGGTAGAAGTAGGAACTGTTGGTGAATCCGGTTCTCTCGGCAATATCGGCAACGGAGTTCTCTGTCTCTACAAGCAAATGTTGAGCTTTAGCTATCCGGGTTTCGTTAATCACATCCGTGAGCCCTTTCAGGGTGAGTTGTTTGTAGAGCCTGCTCACATAGATGGGCGACATGCCCAGTTCATCTGCAATCGAGGTTAGACAGAGATTGGGATCGGCATAGTCCCGCTCAATAATACCATTGATTTTACGAATCAACTCTTCGTGCTTCAGTGTGCGTTTCTCCTCGACTTTGGAACCAAGCTCATCGAACATCCGATAGAAGTGTTCATGTACTTCACTGATGTCTTCAGCGTCTTTGACAGGAAGCATTAGACCATCCGAGATTGAATCAAGCGTAAGCTGATTGTTCTTCTTGAGGGTGTTCCGTACATGATTCAGTGTCATTGTCAGATGGGATAAGGCTAGCTGGAAGACGGTAAAAGGGTATGCGGCTGTCTCGCCGACGATGTCTGCATAGACTTGTTTGGCTTCTCTCGTCTTGCCTGTCATTAGATAATCGACAAGTTGTCTTTCCTTACCTGCCGGGAATGCGTATTCTTTGGTGTGATAAGCCATGATGTCAGCGGTATAGATTAGACAGCCTGGTCCCATGAACAAACGATGCAGTGAGGCTTCGGCTGATCTGGTGTAGGATGCAATACTGTCTTCCAATGAATCTTCTTCCGTGCCGATGGTGCAGGAGATAGAGCATTTTAAATGGGTCATTACAGCAGCCTGCATCATACGTAACAATTCTTCGATCCGGTTAGGAGCAGGTTGGCCAAGTTCAGGAAGTTCCTCTTTTTCATTGAAGATGAGTGTGATCAGATCACCGCCCATGTCCACAGCTTCCGCATTGTAGTGGAGATCGGCTGTCTCGGTGCAGATGTTCATCATGGCGTATTTTACAAGCTGGGTCTCGTCACGATACGTTTCATTGAATTCGGTAAAATGGTCAATCCGCAGCAAGACTAGTCTAGACGCATGTTGAACGTCAATGGAGGAACCATAGAACTTCATTCGTTCTTCCAGCATACCTCCGGTTACTGTTTCACGACCCTGCAGAGCTCCTCGCAGAAAATCCTGCCGTAACAAATGAAGACTGCCACGTCGCTCCGCTTCCATCACACGCAAACGAACAAGCACCTTATCAATGGGATGATATAGTTTTCGGGACACAAGGTAAGAGAGTAGCAAGCCTGCGATGAGAAGTCCGACACAAAACAGAATGGTATGTGTTCGCATACTCCGTATATCTGAGGTAATCAGATCATACGGTGTTATTCTCACATAACGCCAGCCCAGGTCATCGGGAGCGGTGTACGTAATGAGCGATTTTTCTCCGTCGACCTCCTCCGTAAAGTACGCGGACTGCTGCATGTCCTGCATGATTGGCTCCATAAAAGCTTCGCTGGAGAGATTTTTCATCAATGCACGGTCGCCAAAGTCAGATAGAAGGTCTCCATTCTCATTCACGATAAAGGTCTTGCCTGGTTGATCCACAGCATTCATATTCGGACTGAGCCAATCATCCTTGATATTAACGATGACAGCATAGTTTAGTTTGGCATTGTCATTGATCGTGTCATAACAGAGATAGGTGTAGCTGTTAACCTCTGTTGCTTCGGTAGAGCCGACCTGATATGTACGCGGTATGGGCACAAAAGGTTTATAGTCATGGAAGCGTTGGAGGATACTTGTAATCCCCTGATCGTCGATCTCTGAGATGGACTGCTGCCCATTGCGTACGTTGGAACTGATAAAGAATTCATTGCTTTTGGAGTTATATACATAGATGGATTCGATAAAAGGAAGGGACATACGGTAGTTGTCGAGCTGCTCCATCGCCGATGTGATCTCATAGATATTCGGTTTGGAATAGAGCAGTAATGAAGAAATGGTGTAGTCTTGATAAATCTGATATGACAAGGATTTCGCAGTCTCGGTCATTTTGGCCACTTCACGGCTGGTTTGAGTAAGACTGTTCATATCTGTCCGATATACCTGGCGAAGAGCAATACGATTATAATTGACGTACAAAATGGCAGAAGCCACAAGCAAGGTCGCAACGGTACTGATAATAATGCCGATCAGAATCCGTGTGAAGACCTTCTTACTGTCCTCTGAACGTTTACGCATTCCTTTTCCCCCTCGGACCTCCTGTTTTGGGTGAACAACGTAGAACTTCATATACATACGCTAGATTTCATATATGGATGAGCAGAAGAGCAAGAGTATCTTGAATTATATATTATGTATGCGTTTACATCAATGCTGGACAGGCTGTTTTGTCTGTTTTCTCTACATAAAGTTCAACTTTCGCTGGATTGTTCACTGGGTTTAGCCTATGCACGATATCAACATTTGTGAACGGATGTGTGTTCATTTCATGGTTCGTTCGTTTTGTTCATAGTTCATTTCGCAGAATCGTTCATTTTCTGACGGGAAGCTTCAGTATCCGTGAGCGGAGCGAGCATCTACAATAAAAAGAGAGCTCCACCACGCAGCACCGCAAGAAATTCGGGAGGGATCGAGCCATGCTCAAAGAATTGAACAAGAACAAAATCATGTTTCTGATGCTGTTGCCCACGCTGATCTTTTTTCTGATTAACTCGTATTTTCCGATGGTCGGCATCTATTATGCATTTACCCGGTATGATTTTGAAGGAGGATTATTCGGCAGTCCATTTGTTGGTCTGGAGAACTTTAAGTTCCTATGGCAATCCGGAATGCTGCTGAAGCTCACAACCAACACCGTGGGTTACAATCTCGCCTTCATTATATTAGGAAACGGTCTGGCGATCTTCTGCGCGATCATGCTTAGCGAAATCCGGGGCAGGTTATTCAAAAAAATCACGCAATCCGTCATGTTCTTGCCGTATTTCATCTCGTTTGTACTATTAAGTGTAATCGCTTACAACATGTTTAACTATGAATCAGGTTTCGTGAACACGGTGCTCAAACGTTTCGAGGCGGGCCCGGTCGACATTTATAACACACCCTGGATCTGGGTGTTCCTGATCATCATCTTTTATCTGTGGAAAAATCTTGGATACAGTATGGTCATCTATCTAGCTGCGATAACGGGGATCAGTGACGAGTATTATGAGGCTGCCCGAATCGATGGGGCCAATATTTTTCAGCGAATCTGGTACATCACGGTACCGATGCTAAAGCCAACCTTTGTCATCCTGCTGTTGTTCTCGCTCGGCAGCATTATGAAGGGTCAGTTCGACCTTTTCTATCAACTGATCGGTAATAACGGGGTGCTGTACAACGCGACGGATATCATTGATACGTATGTGTATCGTTCACTGAAAGTAACGTTTGATATCGGGATGGCAACAGCTGCCGGTTTGTATCAGTCGTTATTCGGATTTATTTTAATCATGACCGTCAACTATATTATTCGCAAAGTAAATGAGGACTACGCCTTGTTCTAGAACGCCCGCAGGGCAGGAGGGAGAACGATCATGAACACGCCAATGAATACTCACACGCGAACGAATACTCGTCTCAGAGATTCGGAATTCACCTTCATGTTTCAACTGATTGCCTACAGCGTCATCATCATTTTATCGATCATGTGTCTGCTACCGTTTCTACTAATATTATCGGGTTCATTCAGCAGCAACGAGTCCATTGTGAGGGATGGGTATCACCTCTTTCCGACGGACTTTTCCCTGGAAGGCTACAAAATGGTTTTTACATTCCCTACAAAGGTACTCAAGGCTTATGGGGTAACGGTCTTTACAACGGTGGTGGGGACTACGCTTGGGCTTTTCCTCATCACGATGGCCGGATTTGTACTCCAGCGTAAAGACTTCAAGTATCGGAATACCTTCTCGTTTTTTATCTACTTTACAACGTTGTTTGGTGGGGGGCTCGTGCCTTGGTACATTATGCTGGCGAACTATTTCAACCTTATGGATACGTACACGGTACTGATTTTCCCGGGGTTGATGACACCATTTCTCATTATCCTGATGAAAAACTTTATTCGTTCGGCTGTGCCGGATGAGTTGATTGAGTCCGCTAAAATTGATGGAGCGAATGACTTCCGCATCTATTTCAGCATTGTGTTGAAACTGGCGATGCCTGGTATCGCAACCGTAGGTCTGTTTCTGGCACTGGGTTACTGGAATGACTGGTTTACTTCATCCCTTTTCATTAACAACCCGGATATGTACCAGCTGCAATTTTATCTCTATAACACGATGAACACGATTACTTTTATTGACCAGATGGCGATTGGCACAGGGATCACGCTCAGTCAGGATGTGCCTACGGAATCAACCAAGATGGCGATGGCTATCGTTGTTACGGGACCGATTCTGTTCCTTTATCCGTTTGTACAACGTTATTTTGTTAAAGGACTTACGATTGGTGCAGTGAAAGGTTAGAACGTGAACACGCTGTGGGTGTCAGGCCATTAGCATCATCTTCGGCTTGAAGCATGGCGAGTCTGCGCTAACATATAAAGGTTCACCACAAAAAGGGAGGATGCGTATGCGTAACAAAACAATTCGGCACCTGTCTCTGGTACTTGCCCTGATGTTATTCGCCGGGGTGCTTGCCGCATGTAATAACGGTTCGGGGGGATCGACGCAAGGAAGTGAGCAGGGAGGAGCGTCCGAGAGCAAAGGCGAGAAAGTAACGCTTCAATTTTACATGCTTGGGGATGCTCCCAAAGATCTGCCTGTCATTGAATCCGAGATCAACAAGCTGGCTGAGGCTGATCTGAACGTCAATGTGAAATTCAACTACACCTCCTGGACCGACTGGGATCAAAAATATAAACTGCTGCTGTCTTCCGGACAGCCGATCGATCTGATCTTTACAGCGGATTGGACATTCTACCAGTCCTATGCGAAGAAGGGCGCGTTCCTGCCGCTGGATGAAATGCTGCCAACAGCAGCGCCAGCACTGAAGGCTCATGTACCTGAAGATATGTGGAATGCAGTCAAAATCAATGACAAAATCTATACGGTTCCATCGACATGGATTGAGTATGTAACAGAGGGAATTGCGTATCGTGAGGACTTGCGCGAGAAGTACAATCTTCCGAAGCCGGAATCGTTGGAGACGCTCGAAGCGTATCTGGAGGGCATCAAAGCTAACGAACCCAATATGATTCCGATTGCGGATAGCAATGCCAACCATACTCATGGTATCCGTCAATTGACATCAAAGCTGGTTAATACAGCAGGTCAACTCCCATATGGACTGGATATTATGTATGACTCACCATCAACCGTGAGTTCCTACTGGGGATCGGCGCAGCATCTGGAAGACCTGAAAACATACAAGCGCTGGATGGACAAAGGCTTCTTCCCGAAAAACGTACTGAATGTAAAGGATACTTCCAACTCGTTGCTGCAAAATGGAAAAGCGGCAGTTGTTCTCTCCGGGGAGAACCCGAACAAATTTAATGCAGATGTAATCAAGGTGCAGTCTACGCATCCAGATTGGAAACTCGCTTATTTCCCGTATCCGAATGCGAAAGGGTTTGCACAACCGGTTCACCCGATCCATAACGGATTTGCGATTCCGCGTAGCAGTAAAAACCCGGAAAAAGCATTGGCGTTTTATGAGAAGCTCGTGACAGACAAACGCTACAACTGGTTGACTGAATACGGCGTTGAGGGTAAAAACTTCGAGGTAGATAATGGTTACTACAAAATGGTCGGTGATGCACAAACGAACGGCTTCCCACGTGAAGGCATGAATGGCTGGGCATGGCGTAATCCGGAATTCATGCTCTATGATAAAACCTTTGATGATGTACTGACCATGTTTGAAGATCTCGACAAAATCAAAAAGCCGGATATTTTCACAGGATTTGCTGAAGACTGGACTCCGTACCAAGCCGAGAAGGCTGCATTAGAGCAAGTGGAAAAACAATATTTGTATCCGCTTAATGTGGGATTGGTGGCAGACGTGGAGGCTGGATTGAACACATTCATGGAGAAGGCTAAACAAGCAGGATTGGAAAAAATTCAGGCAGAGTACACCAAGCAGTGGCAGGAGTACTTGAAGTCAGCGGGCATCCAATAGTTTGTACTTTCCTTCATACAGAAAAGGTGCCTTCAGATCCGAAGGCACCTTTTAAATGTGGTTGCAGGCTTGTTTGAAGCCGTTGGTTAGAGACGTGAATGGACGAAGCCTGCGGGAAGCAACTTCCCGTTTGAGATAAAATCATAAACGAGCCTCTTCTGCGGATGAAGGACGAACGTCCTCCAGGAGATCGATAATACTTTGAGCGCTCTCCATCGGATGAACCTTTGCGATTTCCGCCAGATGGCGTTTGCGTTTACGTACGACATCCGGGTAATGATGCAGCAGTTTGTTCATCCATTTGACCACTACGTCGAGCGAAGATATGGGTTCTCCCAATCCTCTTGCGGTAAAATAATGGACGTTTTCTTCTTCCTGACCGGGTATAGGGTTGTGAAACAACATTGGAATTCCTTTGGCCAAGCCTTCGCTGCAAGTCATTCCCCCGGGTTTGGTGATCAACAGGTCGGATACTTCCATCAATTTGTCGATTTCGTTCGTGTACCCGATAATATGAATGTTTTCTTTGCGATACATGGGGTTCTGTTCCATGCTGATCCGTGCTTTATCGTTGCGCCCCAGACAAAAGATGATCTGAATATCTTCGTGCCAGCGAGTGAGCAACGGATGGACCAACTTGTCACTTAGCATCCCCCAACCGCCTCCCATGACCAGTACAGTAGGCATGTTCTTGAGGTTAAATCTGCTTCGGATCTCATCTCGTCCGGGATGCTCCCAGAAGTTCGGATGCACAGGAATGCCTGTGACTCGAATTTTGTCTATTGGTACGCCACGCAGCATTAGTTTGGACTTAACCTCATCTGAAGAAACCAGATAAAGGTCTACTTCACGGTTAATCCATGTCCCATGTGCATCATAGTCGGTGATGACTGTGCATAGGGGAACCTGTACACCCAGACGTTTCAGTCTGGATATGACAGCACTTGGGATCGGATGGGTACAGACGATCGCATTGGGACGTAACTGATGCACGACGCTGCGTGTGTGTGTGTAGAACAGTTTATGCAGCGCCAGTGTTGTCAGCCGGTTCAATGATTTTTTATATTGATGTCTGTATACATATCCCACGAGTTTGGGTTGGTTGGTAACCGTTTTTTTGTATGCCGTTATAATTAGAGGTGCCATCTTGGGATTTAAAAAACTTCCCAGTTCAAGCACTTTCGTCTGCACGTCTGGCGACAGCTTTCGCAAATTGCTGGACAGTGCATAGGCGGCTTGAGTATGACCCGTACCAAAGCCTTCAGATAATAGTAATACTCTTTTTTTCTCCACGCTTGCTTCACCTGTTCCTGCTAGGTTTTTCTGAGTCTAACATATCGGCTTTAAGACCAGAATGCAACTGTTGCAAGTGCGACTAAAGTACCTATTGTGGCACCTGCCAAAACATCGGATGGATAGTGTAATCCCAGATAAATTCGAGAGAATCCGACAATAAGGGCCACAGGCAACAATATTAGCAATAAGATCGGATCAGTAGTCATAAATGGAACCGTGACCGAAAAAATGGCAGTCGTGTGTCCTGAGGGAAACGAGTGGTCCGTCAGGGGGTTACGGAACGTGATGGTATCCGGCAAGGCCAGATAAGGCCGAATGCGGGGATACAATTTTTTCGCGATGGCTACGGGAATGTGGCTGACCGCAAGAGCGATACAAGCCTGTAGTCCTGTTGTGCTCCATGGAGCTGGAGCGAGCAGCCAGATTAACAAGGATATTGCAATAGAAGAAGTTGCTCCACCCAGATGGGTGAAATAATACAGCCAAAAATTCATAAAACGATTATGAAGTCGGCCGTTGATCCACATAAAAACATTTCGATCATAATCTTGAAACTTTAAGAATAAACGGCTCATATTGGCCTCCTGCCAGTCAGGCCGCCCGTAATGGCGGCAGTATTTCCGGTGATTTTTCTGCATCCGGTTTCGTCCTGATTAGTATATAACCGTTTTTCGTGAACTTGAGGTTATTTCAGGTATATGTTTATCATATTTTTAAATGTTGTCCTTTTCAAGAAGAACACATGTAAAGAACGTAAAATTCATGTTAAAGAGTGGATATATACCCATCTTAACTTTTTGACTTGAGTCAGCCAAAAAAGATACAATGATTCAACATGGCTGAAATGAGGTAAAAAAAATGTGAGTTTTGGTTTAAACTTTTTGAGGTCTGGATGCGTTATTTGTTATAGAGCCTCTGACGAAGAATAACATGCTGATGAAAAAAGCAGGGACTTTAGAAATAAAAATCAAGTAAAAGGCTGAAAATAAGATATAACAGGCATGAATGCGAGGTTGTGGTATCACGAAGTGTCTATTCAGCGTTTAAAGATCACATTTCTGCTTCAGAAAGTGGAATTGGGGTTTTGACAAATGACTGAAAAGAATACAGAATCGATAAAGCAGCCAACTGATAGCAACCAAGCTTTGAAACATTGCCTGATATATTCACGTAGTACACAAAAGAACAGGGTCATATTCTGCAGATTACAAAAAAATAAATTGCAGAATCAGGAAGAGAAATGCTTAAGTAAACTGGGTTTTGAAAAAAAGGGGGTAACAGAGAACGATGTTGGACGCTATATTCGTCACGATGCAGGTCATTCTGGCACTGCTAGCCGTGTACCAATTCACGTTTTCGCTGTTCGGTCTGATTAAGAAAAAGAAAAAGAAACATTATCCGGCGACAAAATCATTCGCTGTACTCGTCGCAGCACACAATGAGGAACAGGTCATTGGTGCTTTGATGGAGAACTTGAAACAACTTGATTATCCGGAAGATCTGTATGATGTGTTCGTCATCTGTGACAACTGTACGGATGGTACGGCTCAAATTGTCAGAGAACATGGGTTGAATGCCTGCGTACGTACCAATGCCGATCTGAGAGGTAAAGGGTATGCTATCGAATGGATGCTTAAGTACCTGTGGAAATTGCCACGTCAGTATGACGCAGTTGTCATGTTTGACGCGGATAACCTGGTTGACCGTAACTTCTTGCTTGAGATGAATGATGACTTGAACAATGGTTCGCGTGTTATCCAAGGATACATTGATACGAAAAATCCGGAGGATTCCTGGATTACTGCAGCATACGGTGTATCTTACTGGTACATCAACCGTCTGTGGCAGTTGTCTCGTCATAACTTGAATATGGCGAACTTCCTCGGAGGCACCGGAATGTGCTTTGAGACCAACCTGTTGAAGGAAATTGGCTGGGGCGCAACAAGTCTGGTTGAGGATCTGGAGTTTACGATGCGTAGTGTGCAACGTAATGTGTATCCTGTTTTCAACTATGACGCTAAAGTATTTGATGAGAAACCATTAACGTTCAAAGCTTCAGCGCGACAACGTCTGCGCTGGATGCAAGGCCACTTTACAGTTGCACGTAGATACTTCTTCCCGCTGCTCTGGCAGTCCATTAAGGAAAGAAGCTTGGTGAAATTCGACCTTGCTATCTATGGAGCCAATGTCTATGTTGTATTGCTTACATTCCTGATGACTGCTGCGATGTGGGTAGACATGGCGATATTCAAAGGTCCGCATATTGCGAATATTTATGGATACTTCCCGTTATGGGT belongs to Paenibacillus sp. FSL H8-0079 and includes:
- a CDS encoding glycosyltransferase family 2 protein, translated to MLDAIFVTMQVILALLAVYQFTFSLFGLIKKKKKKHYPATKSFAVLVAAHNEEQVIGALMENLKQLDYPEDLYDVFVICDNCTDGTAQIVREHGLNACVRTNADLRGKGYAIEWMLKYLWKLPRQYDAVVMFDADNLVDRNFLLEMNDDLNNGSRVIQGYIDTKNPEDSWITAAYGVSYWYINRLWQLSRHNLNMANFLGGTGMCFETNLLKEIGWGATSLVEDLEFTMRSVQRNVYPVFNYDAKVFDEKPLTFKASARQRLRWMQGHFTVARRYFFPLLWQSIKERSLVKFDLAIYGANVYVVLLTFLMTAAMWVDMAIFKGPHIANIYGYFPLWVGFVAIGLNILTFLLSMALEKVTFAKVYLYLILFPIYLLSWYPITFYAFFTQNNKQWSHTQHTRVVRLDEVQSKQG